In Amycolatopsis coloradensis, one genomic interval encodes:
- a CDS encoding DUF6130 family protein, translated as MPALGKTVLAAAVLFTAACGAPSPAPPVTAPPAAAAGWSPAPVVPLPSQPPPSLVVDAPLPAQLAMGLVVLRYRAENLRIVPVYGPAALDVSPRIGHIHVTVDDAAWHWADGSGEPLIIQSLPAGPHKVWIGLADPTHKILDQKTVDFVVPAHTGHH; from the coding sequence ATGCCCGCACTGGGAAAGACCGTCCTCGCCGCCGCCGTCCTGTTCACCGCCGCGTGCGGTGCCCCCTCGCCCGCTCCGCCGGTGACCGCTCCCCCCGCCGCGGCCGCCGGCTGGTCGCCGGCTCCCGTGGTGCCGTTGCCTTCCCAGCCGCCGCCGTCGCTGGTCGTGGACGCGCCGTTGCCAGCACAGCTCGCGATGGGCCTGGTCGTGCTGCGGTACCGGGCGGAGAACCTCCGGATCGTCCCGGTGTACGGCCCCGCCGCACTGGACGTCTCACCCCGGATCGGCCATATCCACGTGACCGTCGACGACGCGGCGTGGCACTGGGCCGACGGCAGCGGCGAACCGCTGATCATCCAGTCGCTGCCCGCGGGACCGCACAAGGTGTGGATCGGTCTCGCCGACCCGACGCACAAGATCCTCGACCAGAAGACCGTGGACTTCGTCGTTCCCGCCCACACCGGACACCACTGA